TACTGATGCACTGGACACTAGCTTTAGGAAATCTTGGTATCCTCCAAGAATCCTGCATTTACATACCTTCAATAAATTAGAAATTATAGTCTTAATGACAAATTACTGAATATATTTACCATTGACCTTGAGGTAAAGGTCACATTGTCCAACCACTAGAACATACAACGTATAAGATTTAGGTTTTTGCTGATGCTAATGTTGATGATCCAGAAAACACAATCCTATGCTATGGATTAATATTTCTTACCAAGAAATCGGTCATGCTcatatgttttaatgttttaggAATTAAAAATCATAACAAGCCTAAATAATGAAAGATATGAGTAAATGTTGCACTGGTGCCAACTGGTATAGATTTAATTTTACCTTGTATAAAAAGCTAAAATAATTTGCTTTCCGCTATAAAACCATCACCGCCATGATCAgctttttaaattgaaattagaatgaaaatgaaattgtaaaatgtaaaagCGAATGAAGATACAAGACAAACTTATCATCTACCCGAAcatccaaacaaacaagcaGACTTCATTCCTCAAGTATTCATCATATATCAAATCATTTActgaatattttcttcaaagaAATCTCATCATGCTTCAAtcatacattataaaataacatatattatgATACTTCATGCACACTCGTGAGTAAAGATGGTCACTATTTAGTGGTTATAAATCCTTTTGAGCCCATTTTTTTCTGGCTATTGAGATTGCAGTGCCAATAATGAGTGcttaattattataaatgattGCTAAACAagaacatatttttaaaatgtcttaAGTTTAAGTGATGATTTCATGCACGATTGCCTTTTTTCACTGGTTAAAATTCATTGAGATCATtctatacatgtgtaattacattattttgatCTTAGTATGTACTTTGAAATCTATGAATGATTATGAAATACAAGCGATTTACTGCCATCTCTTGTCCCTTGGCTTAATTTCtgacaggggctctatatccttaaaaaaaatctctgCTAGACTTGTGTTAGGAACTAATAAAGTAAAGTCCATCCTTCGGCAACACCCTAAATCTCACATTTACACTTTTTTTAACTCGCATCCCTGGAATGGTTATAATCAAACAATAACAATTCGGTTTTGGAACATGGTTTTAAATACAACACACAACTACTGGTATATAGTGTGTGAATAACAGACAAACTTAGGGACATTAATTTACATCAATTAAACAATGTGTAATGtaaaatttgaatgaaaatgaaGTATGTGGAAAGGACATCAAAGAGTTTCAGGAATGTCACAGAATTTTTGAACATATGGCAGAGGAGATCTCATACCTCCAGAATTGTCCGAGCTTTGGAAACCTACCAGGAGGGCCAAGATTCACCTATTCCAGTTATTACATATTAgcatattaaagttatatgctCTTGGCAGAagatattgattattttgttgatttatcgGCATAAAATGACATTCTTCTGGCATACACGTATCTGCCAGAGCAAATAAATACACTGACAATATTGTAGAATAAAGTTTCAAAGAAAAGTAAAATATCTTTGATGTAATCAAATGCCCTAATGAGTGTGTTTAAACTTAAAAAGATATCGATGAGAtacaaagtacattgtatatggtaaaagtatatagtacatataatgtatataaataaagttGATTAATGAATATTGCACAATTATTTATTATCAAGTTttaaatttctatatatttgtataattgttactatatatatttccttCAAGATCGATGTTGATGTGTAAATAAACAAGATGAAGaaacaaatgaatatataatGTCTGTAACAATCACTTCAAAATTATGCTTGATAATTGTTTTGTGGTTTGCattacaaatataacataaaaattcaACATCCAGTTGAACTACATTATTAATGTATCACTCAAATAGCTTATTTAATTTGGATTATGTCTTGTTGGTGACAAAGGTCCCACAAACAGTTATCCAGTTTTTGCATAtgagagttacctcccttgcaaataggttttgattgtgatgtcatgtgtttgcgaacatgacatcatacctttcagagaaaatgaagCGAATTTCCTATATACCTacccaaagggagataactctgtcatatgCAAAGACCTAATAAACAGATAACAGTACtatgttgtataattttttttacttactaGAAATGATTTCCAAAAGCGAGAAACCAATTAAAAACTGATACTAAGTAGGATAAAATATACCATGAAATGgtttgtatatgtacatgtatataaagattcTCCACCACCGAcacagcataaatgatgttcatcatttgaacaataatttgtgcttaattgtgtatatatatgtctaattaacacaaaaagtaatataaaattatttattttgcttttggtgcatgcacaatcagtaggTTATTCCATTATTAGGACAAAGTGCCACGGAacttttttgggatgcaattatttaatatttctatcttgaaataaaattagaagctcaaacttttcaaaggtgacaatggtgtaaataaagtaagtattttttgtaactgaagaaaaatactaaatcgtcggctcctgtttttgatagagaaaaaaaaaacattagccagcggtggagcatctgtaaGATATTAGAAATAGAAGAATGAACAAGCAGAAATAAGAATGTAGGATCAAGATCTATGATTTAAGTATAATGATGTAAGAATCAGCAGAATGAAATGGAATGTTAAATCAagaattactgtacatgtaaagattaaaaacaacaatatttgaAGGTTTATACTATATAGTTAACGATATATAAACAGTATCACAAACCCTGCCTTTGTACAacgtaaatataatgtattaagGGTTCAGTTAAATAAAACATCAGTATACCAGCCAACCATTCTCAACCTCACATACTCTGAAACTTCTTAACTCACACAAAAATGCCAAAAATTCTACTGAATAATTTACCAAAATATGGACTGAATTTAAAACATGTTAAGAATTAAAACCCTAGGCCTGTTTCATCTTAAAGTGAAGCTAAATACATCGTAGAGACAATTAATGAACAgacaattaatttaaagtttcccctagttatgacagtgtggtatctaaggaagtggcagccatttttcttttgctcttcttagtaaccttcactggccaaccccctatataaagcacgggacacttgacacacgtgtgtcattctaaacatgtcttgtctcagatacacatgccccgatattgcaaataacaatgtcaaattgaaaataaacactgtactcacctgacaatatttcattgatgtaatagatgaatgtgttgtcagctatatcccaacatatgtccaatacgaactaataaaacacttcaatatacaccaagttttacacgtacatgtacatcgacacgtgtgtgtccttgatagttgtcgctcgctcgggtcaggtacgtagtcacgtgtacatggtcagttgagtgcatcgagtacaatgatatacgtggagatatgtggacggattattgtttggatttctattcacttgcgttggaatttttACTTTGAGAAACAgacaattaatttaaagtttgtttgttaAGTTAATTTCACACAAAAACATGACTATAAATAATCTGAAATCTGATTAATTAATAAGGAAGTTTACATGTAATATCCGCATTTCACGCttcactgattttttttcaaatgttaatTAAGACCACATATAAGTGTTAAACAATGTACTGAGCTGAAACATGATATGGCAGATACAAAATGAGTCTTGAAAGTTATTCTggttatattttattgtaaaaaaattatCTTCATTTCAGCAGAAAATAACTAGAATTGTAAACAAATTGTGAGTAAATATATAATGACTGGTTATTTgtgttgataaaaaatatcaccttATTGCGTATTCTCGACTGGGAATATTTTCCCATACGTCTCTCaccaaaaaatcaaaaatacaaTTTAGAAAGTGCTGAGTTGTATAAATgtgttatatctgtataaaatgCTTTTAAACATTCTAAATAAAACATTACTTGATAAAGGGATGCTACCATTTTCAGCTCACTCATGCTGTTGATTATGTGTTTCAATACAGCATTTGAACCTTTCTAATACTATATCACACTATAACAGATAATCTTCTTACaattaaaaccaaaatacaaagTGGACAAAAATCCAACCCACAAAAAGTAACTATCTATGACATTAAGAAGGAAAACACTCTTGAAAATCTATCAGCATTTGAAGATTTCTAATTATTtactttttctttaaattttcaacatCACTTCTCACTATCTTTCTTAAGCGAAGAACAGTTATCTTCACATCACAACACTGGAAATCaactttgacctttgacatcTAGGGGTGACCTTGAGACTTCTCACCATAGGGATCATCAGGTGAGTCAACTTGATTAGTGGGTACAGGTTGGTCAATGTTCTCGTACTGTCCTCCAGAAGTTGGTGAATTACCTGAAACATATAGCAATAATAACTTCTACGTTGATTTACTTTTTGCACAACTTTAAATGAAATTCAACAATGGAATATCAAATGAGGATGAAATAGTAATTATGAAATACTGATGTCTAATCAAAAACAAAGGCAAAGCACAGGATTTGATGATATAACTACTATTCATTGTTTAATTACAGAAACCAAACACGGTAGACTTACCAAAGTTGGGGAACCCTGGAATGTTTAAGTTTCCATACTCTCCTCCCCTTTCCTTGAAAACGCGGTACAGCAGGATTGATGAGAATGGTTTCAGAATCAAATTAACAATGCTCATACTAATCAACAATTAAGGTCAGACCTATAAAGTTGTATGGTACATGCAAGGAAGGTCATTTCAGGACATGTTTTGTGcacatgtatgtgtgttgtaAGGCGGCGGTAGTATGTCATAATACTTATGTCTTCTTGTGACAGTGAAActtttgtccattttatagtgctatttcactgaatcATGCTGTCAAATACAGACAGAAGTGCAGTGATCAACCAATGTTCATTTTACTGCAGGTTAACAGTTTATTCCCCTCATTAAAATGGGAGGAAATTCCCCTATTTAAACTTAAAATCCTCCCATtcatgaaacaaataataattttcaatttcattgcCTTATTTGGCTATTCAGTTCATCTCAATCTCGTATTAATACAAATTGATTTAATAATAGCCGGCCTCTGTTAGTTTTTATCATACTGATTGTTGTCAAGTGCAGAATTGACAAGACATTTCACTTTTTTCTTCATGACAGTGATATTATTATAGAACTTCTGTTAAAGGCTGTATAGGATACTATACTTGTgttaggaaaaaaaaaaaaaaaaggacagccaacatttatatatcatcaaaaggatctttttcttaaattttaacATGAAAAAGGATACCCAGTCGAGAACCTGAACTCTGACACTGAAATGAAAGAGAGAAAATACAGATGTAGCTTTGAATACAAACATCATATAAAACTTCAACGAAACACTACAAGATTATCTATGCAATAATATGGGTAATGAAATACAGGAAAACAATAAGATCCATAACACTATTTAAATTTTTGTTGCTGTGATACATGAACTATCGCTACAATCATAAAGACTTAAATTACACATTTTGAAATGTCTATATAAGACATGAATGCAGCACCATtgcatattgcatatatatatatttaaaaaggatatcaaaggaaaagaacaaagtgtcctttatagacaaatgACCTCTGTAATGACCTAAAATTATACTGAGAATAATAGAAACGTTTTATATTCTATATCAACTGTCTACATTGTACCTCTGCTACTGTTGTTTCTTTCGAAGAGATCATAGCCCAGTGGTTGGTGTATGGCTATGAATATGATATCTTGCAGAATAACTAAAGAGAATGTAAAATCAGAAACTGAAAGAAAATAGAATTACATCAATGATTTGCAGTCTCTTGTTATCAGATCACATTTCATTGGGATATTTTCtgttattattaaatattgttttctcaCTCTAAAATGCTTTCACATAAGACTTTCAATGatacaatacaacaaaataatgtattgcAGACTTTTGCCAGTGAATGTTTGACATCATAAAATGACAGAAAATAGTAACATGATTACTAAATTAAATCTTATAATGCTGCTCTGATGATGAATATAGGAACCTCAGTTTACcgttaattaattaacaagaaaaaaaaaaaataatacacatgtaGTTAATGTATTTACCattcatcatatcatatactaGAAATTAGATACAAAGAAATCTAAAAGTTATGGCATCATCATAAATGGAGctcatttttcaataattgtaaaataggagacataaatcaaattataaaatgatactTTATAGTGTGTATACAAGTGAATTATTACCATGAAGATAGCATCAGGTGATTCAGGACAGGCCACACCCCACATCCCTAGGGTCAGGATAAACAGGTTCATAGCCCAATAGGCAGGGGGCAGATATCCTTCCGTCATGGACGCCCTACAATGTGTGATAATTGAAGAGTCACTCAATCCTCCAAAGGGAGTAATAAGTTAAAGCTCACCATGACGGTACATATAAACTGGTATTTAGAAGTGTCATGCCATACTacacacaattatcatttttgtttgtaaacctatttttttttgtcGCCAATGATGTGATTAAAAATAGCTAACAAAATATAGTGGGTCTTTCCTGGTAAAATTATGTTATAACTATGATTATTCTAAATGATAGGACATTTAATTCAATTTGCAATTGAAAGGTGAAGTTATAGGTCATTCATCTACTTTTAGGATAAATACCTAGGGTTGCAAggcaataaaaaaattattaatgaaatttgttaatatttatgatTGAAAATCAAGAGAGCCCATGTCAATGTATTATCAGAAGGATAGTCTGAAACAGAGAACATAACACAATTAACACTATATTAAACCCTCTGAGGACATGAAGTACAAATGAGAAACAATAGAAGttaaagaattaaatattaaaatgtatgcTTGGAGTTTTCACTAGGACATTAACTTGTGTACaaatatattatgtttaacAGTGGAGATAACTTACCATATCAGAAGAATAAAGTGAATGATGATTATCacctgaaatttaaaaaaaagacattattagatctattttatcaaaacatcGAGCTACTACATATATACTGGTTATTGATCTAAATATATTAGTGTTAATCAATTACTTTAAGTAAAAATCACATTCCAAGCACAAACGATAAGACAAATCAAATGCAGTACGTACCTTGTAACCCAAAATCAAAATACTCAGTGCCAATTTGGTATTGAAAAGGAATTTATTTAGAAAGACTAATGTTTCAAATGGtcatataataatatgataattaagAAATCAAAGGCAATTTACATAACTTCATGTTTTTAcacttaattaaaacaaattcaattaACACACATAATATAAGGTCAACATATTTGCTTTTtgtggaaattagatcagtcggttttactgtgatatgcctgaaaagcccatagttgtgacatgtgtgtagatgttcagaCTCGCTTGCTGtccaccattacacattgtggttgaaagtcttgtatgccgaaccccgTTCTTTGCttgtagagtaatgcaacttttgtctaaaactgctcaaatcgctctacagtagtgtttaccttattaggagaattgtcttgcctaaaaatcattttatcaccttctcagtggttatgtagttaatttgtttaatgtgcGTGACTTtagctcgggtatgggtacatcGTCCATATTGTatctgcttaatcgtattgatcaacgatttgatatttcatagataaaaattaaaatactaaacaatgacggggaatttgtcaatattttatgttatatgtttcataagaaatgcagaacaatacatttatgccatattttgcttcttggttaagttaaagaattagcctgagtgaattgtccctttaagggccataactccaatAATAATTACACTGCTTTTTATTTAGGGagtttatcaacaaaatatgatttaaaagtCTACAATAACCCTAAAAATCACTTTTTcttctttcattttttgttaaattaaggTAAAATTGCCTTAAACAATGTAATAGTATGCTCTGAATTTCAGACTTATTAAACTACATGCATGATTTTGAACATATTTGagacaaaaaaaatctatgaTAAATTGGACACAGTAAACTACAAGGTTTTGGGGTGACATACATTAACAATGTACACAACGTCATATACAGGTATTTATCAACCTTCGAACGCCATTATTGATTCATTTGCGACATACAACTGTTATACGGGAAATCGATAGTGACtagtgtacaaaatgtacacgGAAATTAGTCTAGAGCGCTCACTTTCGACTTACTATTTGCACATAACTTTGTACGTGCATCTACAAATATGTTAAAACGTGTTTCTTTTACCTTCAAATAGAAACCCTGGGGGTTCATGGTgactgtaaaaaaaatcagatgCAGATGTCAGTTGTGTTTGATCAGAACTGCATCAATCGTCAGCATCACGAGCACCTGTTACTCCGGAATTCTCTCAGATTTTCATAGCGATACTGCCACAATTAGAAAGCTTCCGAATGGATTTATACTACTCTCAAATAAAACTCGTAAATTAATTTCTAACAAATTTATTGGAATTCAAAactaatatataaaataatagtaATTCTGACACAAAAATATTAGTCTTTAAGCTATAAAACAGGCTTGTATTGCAGATTTGTgggaaaaaaaaactaaattatatatttttgatcaGAGAGTAGCAAAGAAAAGATGGCTGCGCCCTTGAGCTGACGAGTGGTAAGAAAGTTatgatgtttattgtttacattgaatatttcatagaaagatacattattttaagttataaatatatgataacacTAAAGTGTAAAAAGTAATTATACTAACAAGATAAATGTATCGTCGTGTTTCTGCAAAAGGATGCGTTTACTAATGTAAactaaaaggagcgggtcggtgtggtttgtagaTAGTGTTGAATACgtcgtctctgtcactcagctgacggagcatgcttcttttgcacagtcggtagagccgtagatttccacgccggagacccgggttcgattcctggtcggggcactcggaAAGTGTATTTTCCCTGATCTTCTTCACTAATATTGATTTATGGAAATCTTAGTTCACATTTTCCCAACATAGTGATGAGAGTCGACCGGTCAGCAGTTTTCTTATCAGAATTTATTAGGTAATCTGACCAGGATGgcatattgtcatcatgcatagTCTGTCGGCATGTGCTGTCCGccgtgtgtaaacttttcattcaaacgacttcttctcgatAGCCGAAAGGCCCAGgcttggcctgtagcatgctgggatgaaggcttggactaccaagtttgttaaaatgaattaccttgaccttcattcaagatcgcAGAGGGCAAAATGgctaaaaactttaaacaacttcttgtgaattcAAGTAACAAAGAGGTTTCTAACTTTCTACCTGATATctggcctgtgacatgctgagaTATTAAGGCTACCCAGTTTGTTCAAacaaatg
The nucleotide sequence above comes from Argopecten irradians isolate NY chromosome 1, Ai_NY, whole genome shotgun sequence. Encoded proteins:
- the LOC138318730 gene encoding LOW QUALITY PROTEIN: type-1 angiotensin II receptor-associated protein-like (The sequence of the model RefSeq protein was modified relative to this genomic sequence to represent the inferred CDS: deleted 2 bases in 1 codon); translation: MNPQGFYLKVIIIIHFILLIWASMTEGYLPPAYWAMNLFILTLGMWGVACPESPDAIFMFLILHSLVILQDIIFIAIHQPLGYDLFERNNSSRVSEFRFSTGMSIVNLILKPFSSILLYRVFKERGGEYGNLNIPGFPNFGNSPTSGGQYENIDQPVPTNQVDSPDDPYGEKSQGHP